The Panicum virgatum strain AP13 chromosome 3N, P.virgatum_v5, whole genome shotgun sequence genome includes the window ttcatttgacctccgAAACAGTAGAAAAATCACAATTGACATCATTTTCCGTGGAaaatcaccgaatttcggtcgaaatcaccgaaatttcggtcggaattcaccgaaatttcgttttttgaatttgaattctctttccgttcggaattagcgaaatttggcgaaatttcggccgaaatttcgtttccggcagTTGGCGGGATTCGataaaaaaacgaaaaggtgaACCCTGCTTTGCGCTCGCCCTCTCCCCGCTGGCCGTGCCAGTCCCAGTAGATATTTAAAAGTCCCACCAGTACACCTTTTCAGCTATACTCCTAAAAATCATGATCCTAATACCTAGACCCTgttagttcccaccccgtaaacgcaaaaaagtcgtaaatgcaaaattttataaaagaatcttgctaatttgaagtactaaatgaagtctatttataaaactttttacatggatgggctgtaaatcacgagacgaatctaatgaacctacttaatccatgatttgcaacagtgatgctacagtaaccatccgctaattattgcttaatcatggattaattagcaccattagattcgtctcgcgatttacaacccatctgtgcaaaaagttttgtaaatagactttatttagtacttcaaattggtaagattcattcgaaaaaaaatttgcgtttaCATATAAAGAGAACTAAACAGGCCCTAGTATTTATTTGCAGGACGAATATGTCAAACGAGAGAGCATGGAAAATGCCCGGGCGTGCATCCATGTTAATAATGTACCCGATCATGATAGGCCAGGCTTataacatgtttttttttctttttgattgaAGAACACGCCTTTGCCTTTGCGGAGGGTCGTGTGGCATGCATGCTTTATGGCAGACAACTGAATTAACTAACAAACCGAGGAGGATTTTAAGCTAAAAAAAGATCGGCTACGGGTCTCCAAGTTTTTGAGATCGAGGTAAGAGAAAGTATTATGATCGGCGAGGTCTTACGTGGAGAACGAAAATAGTAGAGAGAGTGAAACGACCGACTCACGAGACGCCGGCGGAAAGTGGGCGAAGAGCCTTATGCCGCATCGTTCTCAATTTGATTGGTTGCATGTTGTTGTCTGCCTCAGTGCCATGCCGCATTAGTTATTTTCCATGCTGGACGTTGTTCTGCCGCAACCACTAGCCCTGCTTCTACTCCATAGGTTTGTTCTCATTTAAACTAAACACTTTATTGGCTTAATTAATAATATAGGCTCTATTTATTCGCAAAAAGGAAACGAGTTTCAGCTGCAAATTCTATCTATAATAACTTATTACTAGTGCCATTTTTAGAACTTACCCGCAAGAAAATAGTAATAAGTTTTAGTCGTCAAAAGTGTTTTCGAATTTGAATCAAGTAGTCTAAATTTTGTGGAACATAATTCATAATTTCATGTACATTGGCCTAATTACTTGTTAGTGCACAGCAGAATCCGGTCCAACCCGGTATACCCACAAGTCGACGCCCTACTGTTCTCAGGTCCACCTGAGCGGACCCAACTCTTCCATCACACCTATGTGATTTCCCGGAAGACGTTCTCCAGGAGTCCAACTCTTCGGCCACACACAACTCGTGTGACCTTCGAGACGTTTACAACCTCCCCCGTCACAAATGTGACCCTGAAGATATTCCATATTTGCAGGTCTAATACCATTTATTAGAGTGTGCAGTGGAATCCGACCCGACCCATGAGCTGGCGTCCTACTAGATCAAGCTCCACGGGAGCCCAACCAGCAAAAGCCTCGGATCTAACTTAACCAGGCCACTAGTTTAAACCAAACACACGCTACAAGTGAGTGAAGGGAGCACACCACATAAGAGTTTGGTAAAAAAGAATATTTTGATGGCCCAACAGCGGGATGTTTCTTGCTGAAGCATTAATTTGAGTGTGTCAATATCTGGGTTTATATTTTTGGGTGAGTAAAATATACCAGAGGTCCACCAACTTGTAAAGGTGTGCCATTTAAGTCCACGAACTTCAAAAGTGCATTTTAGGTCTATCAACTTGTAATTCGTGTtatttaggtccataaactatGAAAGTGCATTTTCAGGTCCATAAACTTATAATTTGTGCCACTTAGATCCATAAACTCcgaaagtgcatttttaggtTCATGAACTTCATTCATGAGCAATCGTGTGGCTACAGATCCTTAAAGGTCGCTCCGATATGGCTGTCCATAAATATCTTTCAACCTCTCACCGAGAACCACTTTGGGTAGACCCAAGTCTAACATCGTCACAAGATTTTTCGCCACAGCAACTTGCACCACCATATCCGGCCACCCACGCCACAGAGGATATAATATCTCCTACCATGATACAAATGTTGTTGAGTCTCTCTATAACCTACTCCATCTTTCCAAAGCAATCACCCCTACACTCCACCCATATTACGGGGTTATATCCGGATATAAGCTTCATAATTCACCAATGGCAATTCGGAAGCCCCCTTTGAATCCCAATACATGTCAATAACCTCCAAAATAAGTCTTtcatcccccctctctctccctatgCAATTGATTTGAAATTGGGGCTCAAATTTCACCGTGTATATTCATATTGGTGCGGTATCAATGCATGAAAGTTAGGTGGAGGGGTATAGACCtaggtgacacaaattacaagctTACGAATCTAGGAATGAACTTTTAGAGTTCTTgcggacctaagtgacacaaattataaatttatgaaccaaaaaatataattttaaagttgatggacctaagtgacaccctCCTACAATTTGATGGACCTCTGGtggattttatcttttttttttgtgatgcATGACATCATATCCCATGTTTTTGTTCTAAAAAACATACTTCGATAACTTTATATATTTAGGGGGTAAACATAGTGAATAATCTGCAGAAAGTATTTATATTATCTATGATGGATGTAGTAGTTCAAAACACTAATCAAAACTAATTAAGCATCAAACCAGTCTAGTCATCGGATCCTTCACTTCTCCTTACTTGTGCGATCATTTCCGTTACTTATTTATGCATTTCCCTCCAAGCTTCCTTGCGAGAGGTTTAATGACTTTAGCCATCGAGCTGAAGCGATCACTATCGAAGTATTAGTTGTAGGGCATAATTTACGGCGCGTTTAGTTTGAAAACTTTTACACCACTAATTAGGATTATTAAACATagattaaaactaattacatgaaatcgcgagacaaatctattaaatctaattaatccatcattagaggtcGTTTACTATAGCACGATATTGTCTAATTATtacataattaggttcattagattcgtctcttgATTTTGCCCGGGGTTATGGAatgggttttgtcagttattTAGATTTAATATTCCTAAGTAGTGATCAAACGTTCAAAATTACTGTAGCATGTGAAaaattttaggaactaaacagagTCTTAGGCAACATAAGAAAGCACAAGAATATTGTGGCTTATGAAAAATAGTTTGATAATGAGACATCTACAGTGACTTTAACAATATTAAAATGTATGTGTTTGAAGAAAAGAAGAATATTGTCTTCTAAATACCAATTATTTCCGGAGTAATCTTTTTTAAGAAAAACTACAACTATTCTGACATGTGTTGTAAAACAAACAACAACTACGGTGTCTATTGAACAAACCTGCAactgttttaaaaaaatattgtcaCCGTGGACCCACGCACAGTCCCTATAATATGTAACAGGTCgtgaaagttgtaggtttttcaACGTTATATGTCAAAAACTCAAAATAGTTATAGATTTCTTCAAGGTATATGTGAAAAATAGTAGCATTATTCTAAAAGATAGTATAATAGGTTTAAATTTACTCAAAGCTTTTCTTTCCCTCGAAAAAAAATACTCAAAGCTTGAAGAAGGGATTGATGTTCAGGACGTACATGAATTCTAGTTTTCCAGGGGGCCAAATCAGAAAACATCCCGCATCCAAGAAActcctcgcgagcgctttaaaTCCTCTTTACTTCCGCGTCTCGCCAtccccaccggccaccaccaccaccttgcCGGCCCAATGGCCGCCAGCTCCGGCGACAACTGTGCCAGTGGAAGCGGCGGTGGGGATGAAAGCGCGTGCTCCACCCCCTTCGTCAGTGCGCCGTCCAGCCCCGCCCGCGACCCGTCGttctccgccgccggctgcttctacagcgcgccggcgagccccgcgcgcGGCGGACCCGGCACCGACCATGAGTATGGCTGCGAGCTGGGGATCGACTTCAATTTCGACTTCTCGTCGCGCTGCCCGTCGCCAGCGGCGGCCGCGATGTCCTCCGCCGACGAGCTCTTCCACAACGGCCAGATCCGGCCAATGCGGCTCGCGtccttcctcctccgcccgcaggcgctgccgccgctcaACGGAGACGTCCCCGAAGGccatccggcgccgccgccgccgcaagcggAGGTGAAAGCGGCACCGGCGGACGAGCGCGGCCGTTTCCGGAGCCGGTCAGTTCACCGCCGTTCCCGCTCCCTCTCCCCGTTTCGCACCCACTGGCTTTCGCCGTCGTCATCGCCTGCTCCGGCGTCGAGCTCCGAAGAACCAGCGGCTGGGGAGGTGGCCCCGTCGGCCTCtcggtcgtcgtcgtcctcctcaaCTGCGTCCTCCGCGTCGTCCTCCTCTTCAAGAAGCTACCGCAGGTGGGGGTTCTTGAAGGACCTCCTCCACCGGAGCAAGTCCGACAGCGGCAAGCACCCACCTTTACCTTCCAATctgtcgcctccgccgccggcgcacaaGAGGAACCCCTCCCCGGCGGCGTCGCGAGGCCGCGGGAGGGCGAGGACGTCGGCGCACGCGCGCCTGTACGAGGCCCGGCACGCGGAAGCCGAGGAGATGCGGCGGCGCACGTTCCTGCCGTACCGGCAGGGCCTCCTCGGCTGCCTGGGGCTCGGTTCCCCGGGCTACGGCGCCATgcacggcctcgccgccgcggcagcggccggcAAGTCAAGACCGTGACGCACGCCgtcaccacctccacctccatgaACGCCTCTACTTCTCTTCCTCGGGCTGCCGTTCTTGGAGCTCAACTGTTCATGGCTTAGCGCCTTAGCTTAGTGTTTATTGTAATGTAAATTAAGTGAGTAGCTGGGGAAAAAGGGGTTGACTTTTTTGTTGTACAGAAAAGGGATCAGTGGGCTGTGTGATCTCTGTTTGTAGTAATCTTATGGTGATGTAATTTAAGTGTGGACTGCTGGAAAAGTTGGTCTTTTGATGTTGATTCTTGTTCTTGTTGCCTGTTGGAGTTCTTTGGTTGAGTGGTCATCGTGAGCAGAGATTGAGTTTGAAATTGCCCTTTTTTTTCTATCAGTTTTGTTTTGGTATTTTTAGTGCGTTTCATTGTGATTTTTATATAAAGTAGGAGCTAATTTTGTTTCCAAGGTTGTTAATCAATCCCATGCCATTTTTCCCCAATGTAGAAGCAGATGTTCAGCTTTCGTACTTTTCTTGGTTTGGAAAGATTTTCTCTTACTCATTGACCCTAAATTGGTCAGTGGCtcccaaaaaaaataataaattggtCGGTGGCAACAATTTAAATGTGCAAGTGTTGTTAAATCTGGTGTAAGATCATGGATACAATTAGTAAAAGGAGGAAGATCAACAGTAAGGAACCAACAAGAATCTGGTGTTAAGATACTCTGTTTCCTCCTGTCATTGCGTTCTTCTGTTCATTGCAGCTGCTTCACGCAGCTGAGGTGATGAACGAGCCACATCTGCTGGTAGGTGAGCTGAGCCTCTCCAAACATCTTCCAGCCTAATTACAAGCAGTGCACTAATGTTGCCGCTAAGAACTCCTGCATTGGGAGGACGAGGCCAGCTGACACGACAGTTCTTTTTGATCCTGCTGCTCCTTGGGTTCGGTAACTTCCAAGACACAATCATAGCACCATGTTATATCTCTGTTTACTCTACGGAAACAGTTTCTTTTGTTGTTTGGAGTAATAACTGTTTCAGAGAAAGTAATGACGAGCTCCTTCTCCTGATCTCCTCACTTCAGCTCTGGTTGGTGAAGGTTGTTTTGCAGTTGCAGCTGGGGCTGGATCACTGTATGGCTTGTGTAGCTGAATTGTTGGATCTTCAGAAACCACTAGTGAAGAATCTGGTAAAAGCCTGCAAGAGCTTTTTGGAGTAATGTAGCCGGGCAAGGGCATGGAGAAACAGCCTGTTCGGTTGAACTGAATGGTTGGGCTGGACTACTGTTCCAGCTGATTTTGTGAGGGAACAAGTACTGTAGCGACTTGTTATTATATATGATTAGCAGCCAACGGGAAACATACTATCGGGCTGGTGTTAGCTACAGTACTCCAGACCAGACCATCAAGTGCAACCGAACGAACAGGACAAAAGTTGGTGAAAGTGATGAATGATCATCACGGATATAAAGAGCCGATAGAAAGAGCAAAAAATGATTCTGTGCAGTGCGCAGACTTGTGCACTGCAAAATGTGGTACTGGTagatctctttttctttttctccttgtgATTTGCTCCAGTTTTTTCAGCATGGAAAATTTTGGCCGGACTTTGCATGAGAGCTGACTACTGTGCAGTGACAAGAGGAACAGTCGTGCTACTCTGAACACGAAATGTAGGGGTGTggatctgtttttttttatcaCTAGTATATCTTTTTCAATGTTCCAGTCTGATTCTTGTGCCTTGTGGGGGCAACCCGGGCACCCGGCAAGGCATGCCACTCCATGTCCTGAGTTCTGACTGAAACAACAATGCAGAGGATGAGAGGATGCCGGATCAGATGAAGCCACAATGCTGCATGTGACTTGTGAGTACTTGCTACAGTGGTGCCACTTCATTGAAGCTATAAAAAAATGGCGTCCAAGAAATTTCTGAAATGGATATATTTCAAAGAAATTCCCAAGTTCCACACCACCCACGCCAGATGTCTCATTGCTTTTCATTTAACATGTCACTTCAGGAAGGAATTCGTAAATTATGGGCACTGAACATGGTCTCAGTGAACAAAGAACACTCCCGTTTTGCATTCAGAATCACAGGGATCGGAGTGATTAGATGCAAGATGGCCCAACAAAATGATGGTGCCTAGCTAGATGATTAGTCCATCCAATGGCCAGATGATGATGCCTGTCTAGGTGTGTTTTACCTGAAGACCGGTGCCCTCTTTTTGACTGGGAAAGAAGCTGCCTGTCATCCAATTGCATGCTTTCTATCATGACGATGAGGAGCGTCTGATAGGAAGCTTAACTGTGCTCGCCCAGATATTTGGTCGCTTCAACTTTTTTCTATCTCAGATTCTTAATCTATTTTCCAAATCATGACAGAGTAATTGCATAATGTTTAGATGAATGCAATTGTTTAgcaggaatttttttttgaacgaacgtgCACAGACTGTGCACCGTTTCTATTAATATAGAAGGAGTCAAAAAGACCTATGGCGAAAAAAAGACTGTACACCGAGAAAAGGATCACAAAGGGTCCAACAGGGCTGCAAGATGCTTAGCCCCCGCTAAACCCCACGAGCGTGCCTCCTCCTTAATCTTTTGAAACAAAACCAATGGGGGGATCTCTTTCCTTGCAAAAGTTCTTGCGTTCCGCTCCTTCCAGACTTCCCAATTTACTAGCAGCAATAGAGACCGTATACCCTTTTTTTTGGGACCCCGTTCAAGGTGGCCATCAGGCGCCACCAGTCCTCCGCCGACTCAGTTGCAGGCCATTGAGCCGGGCTCAGCTGGGGCCACACAATCCATGCCGCAATGAGTGTCCAAACATGCTTGGTGTATCTGCAGCCCCCAAAAAGGTGATGGGCCGTTTCAGGGTCCCGTCTGCAGAGCGGGCAAACTTCATTTCTTGGCCATCCTCTAGTAGCTAAGCGATCAGAGGTCCACACTCTGTTCTTTATCACCAACCAGGCGAAGAATTTTCACTTCTGAGGTGCCCAGGGTTTCCAAATTAACGGCTTTAGTTCTGACTTCACACTGCCAAAGTACTGCGCTCGGTATGCCGATGAGGTAGAGTACTCACCACTTGCAGTCCAACGCCAAATAATCTTATCTAGAGCGCACTCGTCAAGCTGCACATTTTGGGCAAATTCCCAGACAGTGACAAATTGTTCCAGGAGACGTACCGTCACATGTCCTTGCAGGTTGAGGTCTCTGATCCACATATGTCCATTCAGGGCCTCCTTCAAGCTTCTATTCTTAGGCTTGGAAATGACAAAAACATCTGGGGCAAGATCACGTGGTCGGCAGCCTCCCGCCCAAGCTGAGTTCCAGAAAGAGATCTTCGTACCATCTCCAATGACAAGTGTTGTGGAAGCTGCAAAAAGGAGCTTATCTGTCTCATTGCACGGCGTCCCCATCCCGACCCATGGCTTATCTGGTGTCGCCCACTCCTGCCACAACCTTCTCAGTCTGAGGGCCCTTGCAAACTTCTCCAAGTCAAGCACACCAGCACCCCCAAGGTTGAGGGGGTGATTGACCGTTTGCCAGTTCACTTTACATTTGCCTCCCGTAAGGACATCATCTCCAGCCCACAGGAATTTTTTCCTTAGTTTGTCAACGGACTGCAGCACCTTCTTCGTGGTGCTCAAGGCTGTGAGCAGATAGACCGGTTGTGAGGAGAGGACAGACTTAGTTAAGGTGACCCTTCCCGCCTGTGTGAGATGGCGCCCCCGCCACCCCGACAGCTTGGCCGCCGCCTTGTCGGCCAAAGGCTGAAAGTCCACTTTTCGAAGGCGTTGAGCGGACAGGGGCAGGCCAAGGTACTTAATTGGGAACCGGGCCCGGACAGCGGGGAAGTCCGCCAAGATGTCATCCAGGTCGAGGCGCTCACACCGTATCGGCACAATTGATGATTTTTGCACATTAGTTTTCAGTCCTGTTACTTCCCCAAACAACTGAAGTAGGTGATTAAGGGCCATGACCTCTTCTTTGACCGGCTTTAAGAAAATGACGGCATCATCCGCATACATGGAGACACGCAACCTAGTGCGGTCCCTTGAAATCCTGGAGAGAATTCCGGCCTCGGTGGCCAGGTGAAGCAGGCGCTGAAGCGGATCAATGGCGAGGATGAAAAGCAGGGGTGAGAGAGGATCACCCTGACGTAGTCCGCGGCCATGGGTGATTGGGGGGCTCGGAATACCGTTAAGCAGAACTTGCGACGAGGCAGAGGCGAACATTGCCGTAAGCCAATCTCTCCAACGTGATGGGAAGCCCATGTGTCTCAGAAGAGCGAGTAAGTAGTCCCATCTCACAGAATCGAAAGCTTTGGAGATATCAAGTTTGATGAGTAGCGTGGGACATTTGTTCCGATGAAATTTTCTTGTCAAGTTGTGCACGAACATAAAGTTATCATGTATACTGTGGCCTCGGATAAACGCGCTTTGGCTTTTGGAAATGATTTGTTGCATGGCCGGCGCCAATCTGAGCACAAGAATCTTGGAGAACAGCTTTGCCACACTGTGGATTAGGCTAATCGGCCTAAAGTCTGTGACcttctcttctccttcttttttggGAATCAGGATGATGTTAGCTGAGTTGAACAGGTCCAAGTTCAAACATCTTAGGtcattgaggaatgttgagtactctatcctgcttgtgatgagtgaattgtcaaccatgcggtgtgatcgtgcgcttggtctttggattgcaggtacacgggcgtcgagtgtcgacggggagctgccgtggaggtgctgtggccgatggaccgtgcggtggacggcggtgaagggcagccgggaccggagctcggaccgggcggcagctgtggcgtccactcctggatcgagggcgcaagcggcgacggaaggcgggtttcttggtttgcgccacaaaaccaaggaggcggacggcggttgaagacaccaagtcgtggaggcacgggcgtcggtctcgggactgacggaggcgacgggcatcgacggcgtcttgggcctcgctgcgggcgaggaggtgacgggcgtcgggcggcatctagggccgtcagaaggccgaggcgggaacggcgtctagggccacggcgcggaggcgggaatcttcccgcgcgtgaggttttggcggttttctcaaaaccggccacctacccgggtttcgcggactctccaaaaccgtggactggatcttcatcaagacggcggcatcgcagagaagacttcatttcgaagaaagaacctcggccgtcggatgagatcgttgtacagggggtgctgcaggccaaccggtctgactggtccctggcaccggtctgaccggtcccgtgggtataaataccccttcaattgtgttaggttaattgcggcttttgtaatctgttcgtggactctctgtttctccaggccgccgcccctgtgttcctctccccctgttcctctctttagagtagatttgtccatggatttgtgagactttgtattggatgtgattgggaaaggaggccccatcctccttgtgccctccgggcttttgaatcaatccaattctgtctctcttgtgctttttgtgatggattttcgtttcGATTTTGATGAACTTGATTGCGACATTTCGTAGAGCTCTTTGGAGTGATTCCTGTGCTACTAGCTGCGTGCCAAATCTTCTGGAATGACGGGCTCATcagaattgaagttcttgattatttgagaaaaccccaatcccttttgatctcccccacaattctcaagattcgttgatatttaggccgagatcttttggggatatgttcacggggtaggggcgaagcaatcccccaaatTTCACTgcttttcgtggtcgtttgctcaagattcaccgtttgaatctattttctcgggggttttcggcgaccatggcgagtcttggtaagatcccggtgttttccggcgaagactatgcctactggaaggttcgcatgagagccttccttcagagcatgggagccgatgtctgggagattaccaagaaccaactttacgaggtgctggctgttcgagtcacgcctcttcaggtgacccagcacgaggctaacgccaaggccgtcaatgccttgttcgctggcgtttctcgtgcggagttctcacgcgtccagggttttcaggaagctcacaagatttggacgtgccttgagaactaccacgagggtacacctcaggtgaaggcc containing:
- the LOC120666461 gene encoding serine/arginine repetitive matrix protein 1-like, whose translation is MAASSGDNCASGSGGGDESACSTPFVSAPSSPARDPSFSAAGCFYSAPASPARGGPGTDHEYGCELGIDFNFDFSSRCPSPAAAAMSSADELFHNGQIRPMRLASFLLRPQALPPLNGDVPEGHPAPPPPQAEVKAAPADERGRFRSRSVHRRSRSLSPFRTHWLSPSSSPAPASSSEEPAAGEVAPSASRSSSSSSTASSASSSSSRSYRRWGFLKDLLHRSKSDSGKHPPLPSNLSPPPPAHKRNPSPAASRGRGRARTSAHARLYEARHAEAEEMRRRTFLPYRQGLLGCLGLGSPGYGAMHGLAAAAAAGKSRP